The Legionella adelaidensis genomic interval TAGTTTTAGCCCGCGCATTTTTGATAGCTTGGGCCTCATCAAGAATTAAATAATAAAAGTGATACTTTAAAAATCGAGTTTTATCCCGTTGAACTAAACCATAAGTTGAAATAATAATATCGTAACCATCAAACGTATCTTGGTGTCTTTCCGAACCATGGTAAATCAATACCTTCAATTGAGGGCAAAATGTGCGGCTTTCATTCTCCCAATTTCTCACGACACTAGTTGGTGCAATAATCAATGTGGCTTTTTGAGGACGATTGGCTTCTTTTTCATATTGCAGCAACGCTAACGTTTGGACAGTTTTACCCAGTCCCATATCATCTGCTAATACTCCACCAAACTCATAGCTTCGCAAACCTGAAAGCCAATTAAGACCTTGTTGTTGATAATCTCTTAAAGTGGCCTTTAAATTTTGAGGAGGAGTAATGTCGGGCAAGGAATTTAAAGTCGTAAGAGCATGCAGCTTTTTTCTAATTTCTTCCGTTCCCTGCCAACGCGCTTTTGCAGCTGCCATTGCTTGTTCGGCTTCTAATAATAATAAAAGTTGATTTTTTCGCACGTCCAGGGTGGGTGTTTTTTCACTTAAACCATACTTAAATAGAAAGCGGAGTAAAGGTTTTAAGCGTTTTAAAGTTATTTTTAATACTTTGCCTTCGCCAATGGGAAGTTTAAGCAATAAATTTTCGGAGAGAGATTCTAAGGTTTCTTCATCCCAGCGTGCGATTAATTCTGAAATTAAAGGCACAATATTAGTGGTCTTGTTATTAATTAAAATGCCTAATTGATAACTAAAAAAGTCATTCGAGGACTCGTTGAGCTCAGAATACCATTCCACATCTTCTGCATCGATTTGTTCTTCCTGCACGCTATAATAAGCTGGTATCTCCCGTGAGGGCTGAACTTCCTTTGGCCCGGAGCCATGCGTCTTTAAAGCTAGCAAAGACGCCGCTATGTGTTTGCAATTAATACGCTGTGGGCAAGTACAATTTCCTGACTGCTCAGGCCAATGTTTTAAATCGAGGTGGACGGTGTAAATATGATTAGCACTTCCTTTTACTTGCGCTTTTAATAATCCCTCACTTAAACGAAGATTTAATACATGACCCATTTTTTCGTACTCTTCACCCCGTCGTAAAATCGGAGGGGGAAAAACTTGAGACATACGCGCAAGAGCTGCTTTCCACATAATTAACCAATGCAGGAATTTTTACAAAAGATCCATTTTACCTAAAAAAAAGAAAGAAGTCTCACCGAATTGCTGTTGAGAGGGTAAATCAAATTTCGTTTCACTCCTGATAATAAATCTCTAATCCCTCACGGTTGTGAGGGATTAGGAGTTTGAGTTTGGTGCGGTACATAGTAAGCGGAATTTTATGATGCGAAAATTTTTAAATTATTTATGCACAAATCGCTTGAACAGGTTCGTCACCTAAATTGATTAAATTTACTTTTGTACCTGGTTCTGCACTAACTGAAATACTGTCGTTTGCTTTAACAGTGACCGAAGTACCTTGCCCTGTAGTTAAATTCTTGCCATTTACTGAACCTTTATTTTTCAAAATACTAACACGTATTTTATTTTTGTTATCGTTCTTTGTTTGGATGCTGCAAGTGGCATTTAATGTCCAAAGGTAATTATTGGTCAGTTGTTTGGATTCTTTAGGACTTAGTTTAATCACTTTACCGGCGAAAGCTTGCGTTGCAAAAAATCCAAATGAAGTAATAATTAAAATCTGAAAAAACTTAACCATTTCTTATCCTCTTTAGTAAAAGATTATTTAAATCGTATCAGGGAGATGAATAATTCAGAGCTGTATTTGATACAAACATTGTATTTTTTATAATTTGCACAAATTATATACAGTTAAGCTTAAGACAGTATTAATCAGTAGTCAAGTTTTGATCAATTTGTTCTAAGATGTAGGTTGGCGCTGAATGCCCAACAAACGATCTTACAAAGAGGTGTTGGGGCTTCGACGCCTTACATAAGCGGTATGTCAAGCCATCATTTTTTAGAAACATACATATTATCTTTTATATAAAAGCGCAACGGCTTATCTTTCCATTCTTTGGCATAATCCACCCCGATGCGTGGACGTTCTTCAATTGATATAGGAGTAAAGTCAGAATCCTGCATAATGTAAAAGGTATCACTTAATAAATCATGTCCATTAAGCGTTTTGGTAATACTCATAGCATTACATAAAAGCCCCGGTCCTTTGGTTTTGCCATGAATATTCAAAACGGGTTCTAAAGCGCGTAGTAAAACTGCGGAGCCATGGCCTTCTTTTTCAGTTACGGCATTTAGACAATAATACATGCCATAAATTAAATATACATACGCATGTCCGGGCGGACCAAACATCACTTCCGTGCGGGGTGTTCTTCCTTTAGAAGTATGTGCCGCCAAATCATGAGGGCCTAAATAAGCTTCCACTTCTACAATTTTACCTACTCGTTTTTCCCCATTGACGTGGTGTACCAATAATTTACCCAGTAAATCTTTTGCCACTTCAATCGTGTTTCTATCATAAAAATCGCGTGGCAATTTTTTTTCGTTAATCATAAAAAAACCTGCAAATAATACTAAAGTTTATTTTTTTTCTGCCGACACATCGTTGGATAACCCACGGAGAGACTCATGGCCAATGCAAAAAATAAAACGAACCAATTATCTTCTCAACTCATTGCTTCACTTTCTTTTGAAGACTCCAATAAGCAGTTACAAGCGCTTAAGGAAATGATTTTTAACGAACCTCTTATTAATGACAGTAAAATTCAATTCATTAAAGAAGAATTGGCTACTGATCGCTATGAGGTTAATAGTTATAGAATAGCAGTTCGATTAATGGAAGATATTCAAACAATTAAAAATAGAACTCCTGCTGAAGAAGAAGAGGCTTAAAGGGAGAAAAGCAGCTGAGCAGTTTCAATTGCTTTTCTCAATTAAATTAGCGGGGTTGCATGCGCAGTGCGCCGTCAAGGCGTATGACTTCCCCATTTATCAGACTATTTTCAATAAGATGAAGTGCAAGGTTTGCATATTCAGAAGGTTTACCAAAACGTTTAGGAAAAGGAACGGAAGAAGCCAAGCTTTTTTGTACCTCTTCCGGCATGTTTAATAATAAAGGAGTAGCTATGAGGCCGGGGGCGATGGTATTGACCCGAATTCCAAATTGCGCTAACTCTCGGGCAGCGGGTAATGTCATAGCTACTACCCCCCCTTTGGAAGCGCTATAAGCCACTTGCCCTATTTGTCCTTCATAAGCGGCAATCGAAGCGGTATTTATAATAATCCCGCGTTCCCCTGACTCCCCAACAGGAGATAAAGTTGACATAGCGTGAGCAAGTACGCGCATAACATTAAATGTCCCTATCAAATTGATGTCTATTACCTGCTTAAAAGCATCAAAAGTCATAGGCCCTTCTTTTCCTACCAAGCGCTTAGCCGGGGCAATACCTGCACAATTTACATTAATTCTTGGTACACCCAGGCGATCAATAGTCTTTTTTAAAGCCGATTCCACAGAATCCGCTGAGCTAACATCACATTCTATATACTCTGCTTCCGAGGTTGGTTGTTTATCCCAGACAATTACTTTTAAACCGCGTTTTGAAAATTCTTCAGTACAAGCTTTACCTATTCCTGAAGCCCCTCCTGTGATGACTGCAATTTGATTATCTAAATGCATACAATCCCTCGTTTTAACGTAAAAAGTTTTTACTTAATTCCTTAAATTCTGGACTACCTGCTTTGCGTAACCATTCAAAAAAGACCATTTCCGCAGTAATTAATTCTATTCCATGCGCCTTCATTCTCTTTAAGCCATACCGGTGATCGAGCTCATTTCTACTGCTGACGGCATCCACCACGACAAAAACGTTTAAACCTGCCGCTTGCATGTCAAGGGCAGTTTGCATCACGCATACATGCGTTTCAATACCTGCAATAATAACCTGATTGCGATCCACTCCCTGCCAGAATTCATTAAAGTGAGGATCTTGATAGCTTGAAAAATGCACTTTGGTTAAACATTTTTGCGGTAAGAATTCGCGTAGAGGTTCTATGGTACCTCCTAAACCGGAAGGATATTGTTCACTCACTTGGATGGGTACTTCTAGTCGTTTAGCCAAGCGTAATAACCATTGGCATCGTGCTATTACGCCTTCTGAATTAAGGACGTAAGGCGTTAGCTTCTCTTGGACGTCAATTAAAAATAAACACGAGCGATCCTTCTCTAATAACATATATCCCTCTTATAGTTAAGCCTATAATACCAGCAATAAAATCGCCGTTAAGTAGTGCCCCTCAGGAAAAGAAGCGAGAACTGGATGACAACGTGCTGGGCCATAAATACCTAATATTCGCACCATTTTTCCTACAGTGAAAGCCTGATTGCTAACTAACTCAGCAAACTCTGAGGCAGAGAGTGCTGCCGAGCAATTACACGTCATCAATAAAGAGCCGCTTTTCATAACATTAAATACTTCGCGGTGTAAAAAACGATAATAATTTTTGGCACGCTCTAAATGACGCTGCGAAGGAACCAATTTGGGCGGATCAAGAATAACGATGTCAAATTCGCTTGCTTTGGTTAAATAATTGCGTGCGTCACCAACAAGGAATTCAATATTTTTTAACTGATTGTTATTGGCGTTTTTTTGTGCGAGCTCAATAGCTTGCGCTGAACTGTCGATTCCCACTACCCTTTCTGCACCAGCTTTAGCAGCATGTAATGCAAAACCTCCGGTATAAGTATATAGATCCAATACCTTTTTATTTTTTGCAAGGCTAGCTAAACGATGGTGATTCTCTCGTTGGTCAAGAAACAAGCCCGTTTTTTGCGTATTAGAGAAATCAATAACGAATCGAATGCCTTCCTCCATGATTTCTTCTTGTGCGGATACTGTGTTGGAATCAACCAATTGAAAGCCATCTTGCTTTAATGCTTTTTCCTGAGGAAACCACAAAATAGTAACCTGCGGTAATAGACTTTGTAATTGACTTATAATTAATTCTTTGTTTTTTTCCACCCAATAAGCCGAACTGGATATGACTAAAGTGTTATTGAAACGATCAATGGTTAATCCCGATAAGCCATCGGCTTCGCTATTAAAAAAACGGTAAGCAGTTGTAGACTCATTTGGTAAATTTATCGCATTTCTTAAGTCAATCGCCTGTTTCAGGCGATGCAT includes:
- a CDS encoding SDR family NAD(P)-dependent oxidoreductase, producing the protein MHLDNQIAVITGGASGIGKACTEEFSKRGLKVIVWDKQPTSEAEYIECDVSSADSVESALKKTIDRLGVPRINVNCAGIAPAKRLVGKEGPMTFDAFKQVIDINLIGTFNVMRVLAHAMSTLSPVGESGERGIIINTASIAAYEGQIGQVAYSASKGGVVAMTLPAARELAQFGIRVNTIAPGLIATPLLLNMPEEVQKSLASSVPFPKRFGKPSEYANLALHLIENSLINGEVIRLDGALRMQPR
- a CDS encoding flagellar biosynthesis anti-sigma factor FlgM: MANAKNKTNQLSSQLIASLSFEDSNKQLQALKEMIFNEPLINDSKIQFIKEELATDRYEVNSYRIAVRLMEDIQTIKNRTPAEEEEA
- a CDS encoding S-Ena type endospore appendage; this translates as MVKFFQILIITSFGFFATQAFAGKVIKLSPKESKQLTNNYLWTLNATCSIQTKNDNKNKIRVSILKNKGSVNGKNLTTGQGTSVTVKANDSISVSAEPGTKVNLINLGDEPVQAICA
- a CDS encoding DNA-3-methyladenine glycosylase produces the protein MINEKKLPRDFYDRNTIEVAKDLLGKLLVHHVNGEKRVGKIVEVEAYLGPHDLAAHTSKGRTPRTEVMFGPPGHAYVYLIYGMYYCLNAVTEKEGHGSAVLLRALEPVLNIHGKTKGPGLLCNAMSITKTLNGHDLLSDTFYIMQDSDFTPISIEERPRIGVDYAKEWKDKPLRFYIKDNMYVSKK
- a CDS encoding class I SAM-dependent rRNA methyltransferase; this encodes MKAAVYLHPTKLNVFRKGHPWIFPKAITTSKGNLKTGGLVDIYSPENAFLGVGIYNEHSLYRVRVLAYAFENLENYELSTILMHRLKQAIDLRNAINLPNESTTAYRFFNSEADGLSGLTIDRFNNTLVISSSAYWVEKNKELIISQLQSLLPQVTILWFPQEKALKQDGFQLVDSNTVSAQEEIMEEGIRFVIDFSNTQKTGLFLDQRENHHRLASLAKNKKVLDLYTYTGGFALHAAKAGAERVVGIDSSAQAIELAQKNANNNQLKNIEFLVGDARNYLTKASEFDIVILDPPKLVPSQRHLERAKNYYRFLHREVFNVMKSGSLLMTCNCSAALSASEFAELVSNQAFTVGKMVRILGIYGPARCHPVLASFPEGHYLTAILLLVL
- a CDS encoding hydrolase, which gives rise to MLLEKDRSCLFLIDVQEKLTPYVLNSEGVIARCQWLLRLAKRLEVPIQVSEQYPSGLGGTIEPLREFLPQKCLTKVHFSSYQDPHFNEFWQGVDRNQVIIAGIETHVCVMQTALDMQAAGLNVFVVVDAVSSRNELDHRYGLKRMKAHGIELITAEMVFFEWLRKAGSPEFKELSKNFLR